The following nucleotide sequence is from Acidobacteriota bacterium.
GATGTTGGGGCTTCCCTGGACGGCGAGGATCCTGGAGGAGCACCACGAACGTCTGGGTGGGGGGGGCTATCCCCTGGGCGCCCGCGGGTTTTCTCCCATGGGATCCCTCCTGGCCCTCTCGGAGGCGGTGGTTTCGGCCGCCTCCCCATCCCTCCGAGAACCCAGCCCACCCTCCCTCGACGAGACGGTCCGGTCCATCCTGTCCGACCCGGAGCCGGGGTTCCCGCCCTGGACCCTGGACGCCCTCCGGGTGGCCGCCTCCCGAGGCGCCCTCCACCCGCTGGGCGAAGCGCTGAGCCCGGCCCGCGTCTCGCGCCCCCCCTTTCCAGGCGCAAGAGCTTGACAGGACAAGGGGTTAGGTTTAATATACGAGTTCGGTCGATCCGGAGGTGCGGATGTACGCGATCATTGAGAGCGGTGGAAAACAGCATAGGGTGACCGCTGGAGACAGGGTGAAGCTCGAGCGCCTCGGCGTCGAAGAGGGGGCGGAAGTCTCCTTTAAGCCCCTCCTCGTGGTGGACGGAGAAAGCGTGTGGACCGCGGCCGAGGCCGGGTCCTACCGGGTGAGCGGAAAGGTGCTGGGCGAGGGCAAGTTCCGGAAGGTCCTCGTGTTCCACAAGAAGCGCCGCAAACAGTACAAGAAGATCTACGGTCACCGCCAGCCGTTCACGCAGGTAGAAATCCTCGCCATCGGCAAGGACTGAGGGAGATAGGACCATGGCTCACAAGAAAGGCCAGGGAAGTTCCCGCAACGGACGGGACAGCAACGCCCAGCGCCTGGGCGTGAAGCGTTTCGGCGGCCAGACCGTCAAGGCCGGGACGATCCTCGTCCGGCAGCGCGGGACCCCGTACAAGCCTGGGATCCAGGTTGGCCGGGGCACGGACGACACCCTTTTCGCCTTGGCGGACGGCGTGGTCTCCTTCCGCCACCGTGGCCGTCTGGGGTTGTTCGTCGACATCTTGACGCCCTGAACTCCGGGGCATGTTTCTCGATTCCGCCAGAATATTCGTAGAAGCGGGGCGCGGCGGATCGGGTTGCGTTAGCTTCCGAAGGGAAAAATTCGTACCCAGGGGTGGTCCCGACGGCGGGGACGGGGGCCGCGGGGGACACGTGATTCTCGTGGCCAAACCGCAGGTCCGCACCCTGATTGCCTTTCGATACAAGCGCAAATTCCAGGCCGAAAAAGGCGCCCACGGGCAGGGTGCTCTCAAGACCGGACGCCGGGGGAAGGACCTGCTGATCCACGTCCCTCTGGGAACGGCCGTCTATTCCGAGGAGGACGGCCTTCTGTTGTGCGACCTGGTGGAGCGCGGCCAGCGGTTCGTGGCGGCCCAAGGCGGGAAGGCCGGCCGCGGCAACGCGCGCTTCAAGACATCCACCCACCAGGCCCCCCGAGAGTTCGAGCCCGGCGGGGAGGGCGAAGCGCGATGGCTCCGCCTCGAACTCAAGCTCCTGGCGGACGTGGGGCTCGTGGGCCTTCCCAATGCGGGAAAGTCCACCTTTCTCTCGGCCGTGTCCAACGCCCGCCCGAAGATCGCGCCCTATCCATTCACCACGCTCTCGCCCATCCTGGGCGTCGTGGAGTGGACCCGGCACCGCTCCTTCGTCGTGGCGGACATTCCCGGTCTGATCGAGGGAGCCCACCAGGGGCTGGGCCTCGGGGACCAGTTTCTCAAGCACGTGGAGCGGACCCAGGTCCTTCTCCACCTGGTGGACCTCGCGGACCCCGTTTCTCCACCCGCCGACCGCGTCCAAACCGTCGAGAAGGAGCTGAAAGCCTACGGCGCGGGGCTGGACCGGAAGCCCGTAATCTTGGTGGGGACGAAGGCGGATCTCCATCCGGACTCCGAGGGGGAGGCGGCGCTGCGCGCCTACGCGCAGGACCGCGGGTGGCCCTACCACCGGATTTCCGCCGCCACGCACGAGGGCCTGGAAGCCCTTTTGGGGCGCGCCTTTCGACTTCTCACGGAGGACGAGCCGTGAGGCTGGGTCTCCTGGGGGGCACCTTCGATCCCCCTCATTTCGGCCATCTCCGCGTGGCTCGCATCGCCCAGAGCCGGGCGCGGCTCGATTCCGTACTTTTCGTCCCCTGCTCCCGCCAGCCGCTCAAGCTCCGGCCGCCGGAGGCGTCCGGGTACCACCGGGCGGCCATGGTGGCCCTCGCCCTGTCGGGAAGAACCGATTGGAGCTTGGAGACGGCGGAACTGGAGCGAGGGGGGACCTCGTACACGGCCGACACGGTTGAACTCCTGATGAACAGGGTGCCCGAGGCCGAGATCTTCCTCGTGCTCGGGGCCGACAGCCTGGCCTCCTTTCCGCGCTGGTGGCGCCATCGCTTTCTCCTGGAGACGTGCCGCCTCGTGGCGGTTCCCCGCCCCGGCGTGGACCTCCGCGCATCCGTTCCCTCCACCTGGAGAGAGCGCGTGCTGGTGGCGGACGTCCGGCCGTCGGAGATCAGCTCCACCGAGGTCCGGGCCCGCGCGGCCCGGGGAGAGAGCCTGAAGGGGTGGGCGCCGGCCCCGGTCGCCCGCTACATTGTCCGTGAGGGGCTGTACGAGACCTTGCGCCCGCGCATGGTCCGTGGGAGGCGTTCTTGACACGAGAGGACATGGAGATCCTGAAGCTGGTGGTGGAGTGCCTGGAGGACGGAAAGGCCGGGGAGCCGGTGATCCTCGATCTCCGCCCCCTGACCACCATGACGGACTACTTCATCCTGGCCCATGGAACCAACACCCGGCAGGTGCAGGCCATGGCCAGGGACC
It contains:
- the rplU gene encoding 50S ribosomal protein L21, with the translated sequence MYAIIESGGKQHRVTAGDRVKLERLGVEEGAEVSFKPLLVVDGESVWTAAEAGSYRVSGKVLGEGKFRKVLVFHKKRRKQYKKIYGHRQPFTQVEILAIGKD
- the rpmA gene encoding 50S ribosomal protein L27: MAHKKGQGSSRNGRDSNAQRLGVKRFGGQTVKAGTILVRQRGTPYKPGIQVGRGTDDTLFALADGVVSFRHRGRLGLFVDILTP
- the obgE gene encoding GTPase ObgE, producing MFLDSARIFVEAGRGGSGCVSFRREKFVPRGGPDGGDGGRGGHVILVAKPQVRTLIAFRYKRKFQAEKGAHGQGALKTGRRGKDLLIHVPLGTAVYSEEDGLLLCDLVERGQRFVAAQGGKAGRGNARFKTSTHQAPREFEPGGEGEARWLRLELKLLADVGLVGLPNAGKSTFLSAVSNARPKIAPYPFTTLSPILGVVEWTRHRSFVVADIPGLIEGAHQGLGLGDQFLKHVERTQVLLHLVDLADPVSPPADRVQTVEKELKAYGAGLDRKPVILVGTKADLHPDSEGEAALRAYAQDRGWPYHRISAATHEGLEALLGRAFRLLTEDEP
- the nadD gene encoding nicotinate-nucleotide adenylyltransferase; translation: MRLGLLGGTFDPPHFGHLRVARIAQSRARLDSVLFVPCSRQPLKLRPPEASGYHRAAMVALALSGRTDWSLETAELERGGTSYTADTVELLMNRVPEAEIFLVLGADSLASFPRWWRHRFLLETCRLVAVPRPGVDLRASVPSTWRERVLVADVRPSEISSTEVRARAARGESLKGWAPAPVARYIVREGLYETLRPRMVRGRRS